One genomic segment of Streptomyces sp. RerS4 includes these proteins:
- a CDS encoding LacI family DNA-binding transcriptional regulator has product MSEQRPTLAVIAAEAGVSQATVSKVINGRSDVAPSTRERVEGLLRSHNYLHPGRQGRARRSGLVDLIIGGLDSAWAVEILRGVEAECAQRSVGTVVSLVPPGEATPSSWAALPVLHHSDGVILVTASVTQAQRAQVEQAGVALVVIDPIDLPGNGVPSIGATNWAGGLAATEHLLELGHRRIAAIGGRKEMLCSQARIDGYRAALERAGIEVDRDLIRFGDFRHEGGFQRAQELLALPEPPTAVFAGSDQQAMGVYEAARQVGLSIPQDLSVVGFDDLPMCEWLSPPLTTVRQPLEEMGRLAARTLFQLLDGQNLVSPRMELSTELKVRLSTAPPRPVSRRTP; this is encoded by the coding sequence TTGAGCGAGCAGCGTCCGACCCTGGCCGTCATCGCCGCGGAGGCAGGGGTCTCCCAGGCCACCGTGTCCAAGGTGATCAACGGCCGCTCCGATGTGGCACCCTCGACGCGCGAACGCGTCGAGGGCCTGCTGCGATCTCACAACTACCTCCACCCAGGCCGGCAGGGCAGGGCCCGCAGGTCGGGCCTGGTCGACTTGATCATCGGCGGTCTGGACAGCGCGTGGGCGGTGGAGATACTCCGCGGCGTCGAGGCCGAGTGCGCCCAGCGGAGCGTCGGCACCGTCGTGTCCCTCGTCCCGCCGGGCGAGGCCACGCCGTCGAGCTGGGCCGCACTGCCGGTCCTGCACCACAGCGACGGCGTCATCCTCGTCACCGCCTCGGTCACCCAGGCCCAGCGCGCCCAGGTCGAACAGGCCGGGGTGGCGCTGGTCGTCATCGACCCGATCGACCTGCCGGGCAACGGTGTGCCGAGCATCGGCGCGACCAACTGGGCGGGCGGCCTCGCCGCCACGGAGCACCTGCTGGAGCTGGGACACCGGCGGATCGCCGCGATCGGCGGGCGCAAGGAGATGCTCTGCAGCCAGGCCCGCATCGACGGGTACCGGGCCGCGCTGGAGCGGGCCGGGATCGAGGTCGACCGCGACCTCATCCGGTTCGGCGACTTCCGGCACGAGGGCGGGTTCCAGCGCGCCCAGGAACTGCTCGCCCTTCCCGAGCCGCCGACCGCCGTCTTCGCCGGCAGCGACCAGCAGGCGATGGGCGTCTACGAAGCCGCCCGGCAGGTCGGGCTGAGCATCCCGCAGGACCTCAGTGTGGTCGGCTTCGACGACCTGCCGATGTGCGAGTGGCTGTCACCACCGCTGACGACGGTGCGTCAGCCGCTGGAGGAGATGGGCCGGCTCGCCGCACGCACCCTCTTCCAGCTCCTGGACGGCCAAAACCTGGTCAGTCCCCGGATGGAGCTCTCGACCGAGCTCAAGGTCAGGCTCTCCACCGCCCCGCCCCGTCCCGTTTCTAGGAGAACTCCTTGA